Proteins encoded in a region of the Halosimplex halophilum genome:
- a CDS encoding PAS domain S-box protein has protein sequence MESHGLTEGLRETLAAFDGGGEPRTTSEVADSLGLGRRSTYDRLDRLVERGYLRTKKVGASARVWWRPADPDPDGAGRGGPDGADTADPDWPAAAESLVADVLGTVDVGVFVLDADYEVRWVNDAVERYFGVDRADLLGRDKGALLDERIAPAVADSAAFADRVRATYDEGVGEQRFECRVTAGDGREERWLEHRSQPIESGAYAGGRVELYVDVTERKRAELSLRDQRDQFESLVDAVEEYAIFRLDTDGHVETWNPGVERLKGYEAEEIVGEHLSTFYTEADREAGVPERNLATAAERGWIEDEGWRVRADGTRFWANVTITAIYDDGDLDGFAKITRDMTERREFERELRRERDLLERVFDAIPVGVAVLDEAGEPVRMNDRTRRYLGIGGSADAESAGGEESTKLPPGTVHDADGEPVPPGERPYERPLRTGEPVRDWVGRFDLPDLGERWLSIDAVPLTDDGAVERVVVSAEDVTQLKEQAERLERRRADLEHELDEVLERIDDGFFALDEDWRFSYVNDRAAALLDRDRHELVGRNVWDAFPEAVGTTFQEHYERARETGESVSFEAYFPPLATWFEVSAHPSESGLSVYFRDVSERKARERELERYERIVETVEDGIYVVDEDGYFTQVNETYAAMVGRDPEELVGSHVSTVVDGEVAAAARRLEDALAVDDRATATLEATLSGPDGEEWVGEATFSLMDADAPADAEDGGHERIAVVRDITERKERERELEQYERIVETVDDGIYALDDDGRFVLVNDAFCEMLGYERDELLGMEPTAIYDEEYAPVVEERAEAVAAGEREAATIEFELHRKDGTAVPVETRYEPFPYGDGLGRCGVVRDISERLDRQRELQRRVRQQAVVTELGRRALEERDLDALMAEAAEEVATTLGNDYCKVLELDDDGAELLLRQGVGWDEGLVGEATVSAVEDDSQASYTLQSGDPVVVEDLRSENRFGGPDLLRDHGVRSGISVVIGSPEEPWGILGTHDTEPASVSRQDVNFVQSVATVLATAINRRRYEERLVSQREQLAALNSLNEVVNGITDAVVDQSTREEIERTVCEHLAAADSYRFAWIGEVDTASQTVDPRAKAGTDGYLEGMTITVDPDDERSGGPTGRAFRTGEMQVTRDIQASDAHDPWRERVDSYGVRSSAAIPIVHEGTTYGVLNVYAGRPDAFEGQERTVLAQLGEVVGHAIAAAERKQALLSDEVVELDFQITDLFEALDLDEQPGGRFSFDHVVSVGDDEFLVYGTVSPEAVDTIEELVEQLPHWADVSFDEAETDGEDARDRGFELRVVEPPVLSTLASLGGSVEEAVFEDGDYRMTLHVSPSTDVRQVIEAVTEAYPQATMLRRQQVATEDAQARPTRSLLEGLTDRQRTTLEAAYHAGFFEWPRDASGEDVAESLQVSPPTFHQHLRKAEGKVFGGLFEGDAD, from the coding sequence ATGGAATCGCACGGGCTGACAGAGGGCCTGCGGGAGACGCTCGCGGCGTTCGACGGGGGCGGGGAGCCGCGGACGACCAGCGAGGTGGCCGACAGCCTCGGCCTCGGCCGCCGGAGCACGTACGACCGGCTGGACCGGCTGGTTGAGCGCGGCTACCTCCGGACGAAGAAGGTGGGGGCGAGCGCCCGCGTGTGGTGGCGTCCCGCGGACCCGGACCCGGACGGCGCCGGCAGGGGGGGGCCGGACGGCGCCGACACGGCGGACCCGGACTGGCCGGCGGCGGCGGAGTCGCTCGTCGCGGACGTGCTGGGGACGGTCGACGTGGGCGTGTTCGTCCTCGACGCCGACTACGAGGTGCGGTGGGTCAACGACGCGGTCGAACGCTACTTCGGCGTCGACCGCGCGGACCTGCTGGGCCGGGACAAGGGCGCCCTCCTCGACGAACGGATCGCGCCGGCGGTCGCGGACTCGGCGGCGTTCGCCGACCGGGTCCGCGCGACCTACGACGAGGGGGTCGGCGAGCAGCGCTTCGAGTGTCGCGTCACGGCCGGGGACGGCCGCGAGGAGCGGTGGCTCGAACACCGGAGTCAGCCGATCGAGTCGGGCGCCTACGCGGGCGGCCGGGTGGAGCTGTACGTGGACGTGACCGAGCGCAAGCGCGCCGAGCTGTCGCTTCGCGACCAGCGCGACCAGTTCGAGTCGCTCGTCGACGCCGTCGAGGAGTACGCGATCTTCCGGCTCGACACCGACGGTCACGTCGAGACGTGGAACCCCGGCGTCGAGCGCCTGAAGGGGTACGAGGCCGAGGAGATCGTCGGCGAGCACCTCTCGACGTTCTACACGGAGGCCGACCGGGAGGCGGGCGTCCCCGAGCGGAACCTCGCGACGGCGGCCGAGCGGGGCTGGATCGAGGACGAGGGCTGGCGCGTCCGGGCCGACGGGACGCGCTTCTGGGCGAACGTGACGATCACGGCGATCTACGACGACGGCGACCTCGACGGGTTCGCGAAGATCACCCGCGACATGACCGAGCGCCGCGAGTTCGAGCGGGAGCTCCGGCGCGAGCGGGACCTGCTCGAACGCGTCTTCGACGCCATCCCGGTCGGGGTGGCGGTCCTCGACGAGGCGGGCGAACCCGTCAGGATGAACGACCGCACCAGGCGGTACCTCGGGATCGGCGGGTCGGCCGACGCTGAGTCGGCCGGTGGCGAGGAGTCGACGAAGCTCCCTCCCGGAACCGTCCACGATGCGGACGGCGAGCCGGTCCCGCCGGGCGAACGCCCCTACGAGCGGCCGCTCCGGACGGGCGAGCCGGTGAGGGACTGGGTCGGTCGGTTCGACCTCCCCGACCTCGGCGAACGGTGGCTCTCGATCGACGCCGTGCCGCTGACCGACGACGGCGCCGTCGAGCGCGTCGTCGTCTCCGCCGAGGACGTGACCCAGCTCAAAGAGCAGGCCGAGCGGCTCGAACGCCGCCGGGCGGACCTGGAACACGAGCTCGACGAGGTGCTCGAACGGATCGACGACGGCTTCTTCGCGCTCGACGAGGACTGGCGGTTCAGCTACGTCAACGACCGGGCGGCGGCCCTGCTCGACCGCGACCGCCACGAGCTCGTCGGCCGGAACGTCTGGGACGCGTTCCCCGAGGCCGTGGGCACGACGTTCCAGGAGCACTACGAGCGCGCCCGCGAGACCGGCGAGTCGGTCTCCTTCGAGGCCTATTTCCCGCCGCTCGCGACCTGGTTCGAGGTGTCGGCCCACCCCTCCGAGAGCGGCCTCTCGGTGTACTTCCGGGACGTGAGCGAGCGCAAGGCCCGCGAGCGGGAGCTGGAGCGCTACGAGCGGATCGTCGAGACCGTCGAGGACGGCATCTACGTCGTCGACGAGGACGGCTACTTCACGCAGGTCAACGAGACCTACGCGGCGATGGTCGGCCGCGACCCCGAGGAGCTCGTGGGGAGCCACGTCTCGACGGTCGTCGACGGGGAGGTCGCCGCGGCGGCCCGGCGGCTCGAAGACGCCCTCGCGGTCGACGACCGGGCGACGGCGACGCTGGAGGCGACGCTCTCGGGCCCGGACGGCGAGGAGTGGGTCGGCGAGGCGACCTTCTCGCTGATGGACGCCGACGCCCCGGCGGACGCCGAGGACGGCGGCCACGAGCGCATCGCCGTCGTCCGCGACATCACCGAGCGCAAGGAACGCGAGCGCGAGCTCGAACAGTACGAGCGGATCGTCGAGACGGTCGACGACGGCATCTACGCGCTGGACGACGACGGCCGGTTCGTCCTCGTCAACGACGCGTTCTGCGAGATGCTCGGCTACGAGCGCGACGAGTTACTGGGGATGGAACCCACCGCCATCTACGACGAGGAGTACGCGCCGGTCGTCGAGGAGCGGGCCGAGGCGGTCGCGGCCGGCGAGCGCGAGGCGGCGACCATCGAGTTCGAACTCCACCGGAAGGACGGCACCGCCGTCCCGGTCGAGACGCGCTACGAGCCGTTCCCCTACGGCGACGGCCTCGGGCGCTGCGGCGTCGTCCGGGACATCTCCGAACGGCTCGACCGCCAGCGGGAGCTCCAGCGGCGGGTCCGCCAGCAGGCGGTCGTCACCGAACTCGGCCGGCGCGCCCTCGAGGAACGGGACCTCGACGCCCTGATGGCCGAGGCGGCCGAGGAGGTGGCGACGACGCTCGGCAACGACTACTGCAAGGTACTCGAACTGGACGACGACGGCGCGGAGCTGCTGCTCCGACAGGGGGTCGGGTGGGACGAGGGGCTCGTCGGCGAGGCGACCGTCTCGGCCGTCGAGGACGACTCCCAGGCGTCCTACACCCTCCAGTCGGGCGACCCGGTCGTCGTCGAGGACCTGCGGTCCGAGAACCGGTTCGGCGGTCCGGACCTGCTGCGCGACCACGGCGTGCGCTCGGGGATCAGCGTGGTCATCGGGTCGCCGGAGGAGCCGTGGGGGATCCTCGGCACCCACGACACCGAGCCGGCGAGCGTCTCACGGCAGGACGTGAACTTCGTCCAGTCGGTGGCGACGGTGCTGGCGACGGCGATCAACCGCCGCCGCTACGAGGAGCGGCTGGTCAGCCAGCGCGAGCAGCTGGCGGCGCTCAACAGCCTCAACGAGGTCGTCAACGGGATCACCGACGCCGTCGTCGACCAGTCGACCCGCGAGGAGATCGAGCGGACGGTCTGCGAACATCTCGCCGCGGCCGACTCCTACCGCTTCGCCTGGATCGGCGAGGTCGACACCGCCAGCCAGACCGTCGATCCGCGGGCGAAGGCCGGCACGGACGGGTACCTGGAGGGGATGACGATCACCGTCGACCCGGACGACGAGCGCAGCGGCGGTCCGACCGGGCGGGCGTTCCGGACCGGGGAGATGCAGGTCACCCGGGACATCCAGGCCAGCGACGCCCACGACCCCTGGCGCGAGCGCGTCGACAGCTACGGCGTCCGGTCGTCGGCGGCGATCCCGATCGTCCACGAGGGGACGACCTACGGCGTCCTGAACGTCTACGCCGGCCGTCCCGACGCCTTCGAGGGCCAGGAGCGGACGGTCCTCGCCCAGCTCGGCGAGGTCGTCGGCCACGCCATCGCCGCCGCCGAGCGCAAGCAGGCGCTGCTGTCCGACGAGGTGGTCGAGCTGGACTTCCAGATCACCGACCTCTTCGAGGCGCTGGACCTCGACGAGCAACCCGGGGGGCGGTTCTCGTTCGACCACGTCGTCTCCGTCGGCGACGACGAGTTCCTCGTCTACGGGACGGTCTCGCCCGAGGCGGTCGACACCATCGAGGAACTGGTCGAGCAGCTCCCCCACTGGGCCGACGTGTCCTTCGACGAGGCGGAGACCGACGGCGAGGACGCGCGCGACCGCGGGTTCGAACTCCGGGTGGTCGAGCCGCCCGTGCTGTCGACGCTCGCGTCGCTCGGCGGGTCGGTCGAGGAGGCCGTCTTCGAGGACGGCGACTACCGGATGACGCTGCACGTCTCGCCGAGTACGGACGTGCGACAGGTCATCGAGGCCGTGACCGAGGCCTACCCCCAGGCGACGATGCTGCGCCGCCAGCAGGTGGCCACGGAGGACGCCCAGGCCCGCCCGACGCGGTCGCTGTTAGAGGGGCTGACCGACCGCCAGCGCACCACGCTGGAGGCCGCCTACCACGCCGGCTTCTTCGAGTGGCCCCGCGACGCCTCCGGCGAGGACGTGGCCGAGTCGCTGCAGGTCTCCCCGCCCACCTTCCACCAGCACCTCCGCAAGGCCGAGGGCAAGGTGTTCGGCGGCCTCTTCGAGGGAGACGCGGACTGA
- a CDS encoding MBL fold metallo-hydrolase, with protein sequence MAIGDVSAVTVGDCTDLSYVDTGMYDTEAYGAVYLIDDDRPALVDSGIGTNYERVLDAVREVGLEPGDIEVIALTHVHLDHAGGAGFLVEECPNAEVYVHPVGAPHVVDPERLWAGTKSAVGDQIEFYTEPEPVPEERVTEIEDGDAIDLGDHALDVYHAPGHAPHQVVFHDPANDAVFTADAAGIYAPGPGEIFPTSPPPNFDPEGCQADVDALRAIDPEVLCYAHFGPAETGDKLDRYADVLDSWVEAVAAKRAELGDDAAVVDHFVAEADAERAVWGREKADAEVAMNVRGVLGALDRDEE encoded by the coding sequence ATGGCCATCGGCGACGTATCGGCGGTGACGGTCGGCGACTGTACGGATCTCTCCTACGTCGACACGGGGATGTACGACACCGAGGCGTACGGCGCGGTCTACCTGATCGACGACGACCGGCCCGCCCTGGTCGACAGCGGCATCGGGACCAACTACGAGCGCGTCCTCGACGCGGTCCGCGAGGTCGGCCTCGAACCCGGAGACATCGAGGTGATCGCGCTGACACACGTCCACCTCGACCACGCCGGCGGGGCGGGCTTTCTCGTCGAGGAGTGCCCGAACGCCGAGGTGTACGTCCACCCGGTCGGCGCGCCCCACGTGGTCGACCCCGAGCGGCTCTGGGCGGGCACGAAGTCGGCGGTCGGCGACCAGATCGAGTTCTACACCGAACCCGAGCCCGTCCCCGAGGAGCGAGTCACCGAGATCGAGGACGGGGACGCGATCGACCTGGGCGACCACGCGCTGGACGTGTACCACGCGCCGGGCCACGCCCCCCACCAGGTCGTCTTCCACGACCCCGCGAACGACGCCGTCTTCACCGCCGACGCGGCGGGCATCTACGCGCCCGGGCCCGGCGAGATCTTCCCGACGAGCCCGCCGCCGAACTTCGACCCCGAGGGCTGTCAGGCCGACGTCGACGCGCTCCGCGCGATCGACCCCGAGGTCCTCTGCTACGCCCACTTCGGTCCGGCCGAAACTGGCGACAAGCTCGACCGCTACGCCGACGTGCTGGACTCGTGGGTCGAGGCGGTCGCGGCGAAACGGGCCGAACTGGGCGACGACGCGGCGGTGGTCGACCACTTCGTCGCGGAGGCCGACGCCGAGCGGGCGGTGTGGGGCCGCGAGAAGGCCGACGCCGAGGTGGCGATGAACGTCCGGGGCGTGCTGGGGGCGCTCGACCGGGACGAGGAGTGA
- a CDS encoding ATP-dependent DNA helicase: protein MDVADIPGVPEWLPEHLRGDGIESLYPPQAEAVDAGVTEGENLVASVPTASGKTLVATLAMLASVERGGKALYIVPLRALASEKREEFEQFEQYGLDVGVSTGNYESEGGWLATKDIVVATSEKVDSLVRNDAPWLDELTCVVSDEVHLVDDGERGPTLEVTLAKLRQLNPDLQTVALSATIGNAEALAEWLDAALVDSEWRPIELKKGVHYGQALHLEDGSQSELPVRNSEKPTAAIVRDTLEDEGSTLVFVNSRRNAEAAAGRLASTVEPHLTADERDRLADIAAEIREVSDTETSDDLADAVEQGAAFHHAGLASGHRSLVEDAFRDRLVKVVSATPTLAAGVNTPSRRVVVRDWRRYDGTAGGMQPLSVLEVHQMMGRAGRPGLDPYGEALLIANSHDELDELFERYVWADPEPVESKLAAEPALRTHILATVASGFANSREGLLEFLEGTLYASQTTERGRLERVMDDMIEYLERNEFMERDGDDLTATSLGHTVSRLYLDPMSAAEIIDGLRAWKRGDGRARSDDGPNAAERPVGDDAEGEADAPADGEEPPGFTTASDLAEEDSDEGETERPDPTAMGLYHLVARTPDMYELYLRSGDEEEYQMLAFEREEEFLGSMPSEFDPAFEDWLSALKTARMLEDWASEVDEEAITDRYDVGPGDVRGKVETAQWLLGAAESLAGELGLGLAPAIREARVRAEHGVREELTDLAGVRGVGRKRARRLYDAGIEDRAALREADKSVVLGALRGRERTAETVLENAGHCDPSMDGVEPDASARPDGDGAGGDSGAVDAGGEPGDEEDQSSLGDF, encoded by the coding sequence ATGGACGTCGCGGACATCCCGGGCGTGCCCGAGTGGTTGCCCGAGCACCTGCGCGGGGACGGCATCGAGTCGCTGTACCCCCCGCAGGCCGAGGCCGTCGACGCCGGCGTCACCGAGGGCGAGAACCTCGTCGCCAGCGTCCCGACGGCCAGCGGGAAGACGCTCGTCGCCACGCTCGCCATGCTCGCCTCCGTCGAGCGCGGGGGGAAGGCGCTGTACATCGTCCCCCTGCGCGCGCTGGCGAGCGAGAAGCGCGAGGAGTTCGAACAGTTCGAGCAGTACGGCCTCGACGTGGGCGTCTCGACCGGCAACTACGAGTCCGAGGGCGGCTGGCTCGCGACGAAGGACATCGTGGTCGCCACCAGCGAGAAGGTCGACTCCCTCGTCAGGAACGACGCGCCGTGGCTCGACGAGTTGACCTGCGTGGTCTCCGACGAGGTCCACCTCGTCGACGACGGCGAGCGCGGCCCCACGCTGGAGGTGACGCTGGCGAAGCTGCGCCAGCTCAATCCCGACCTGCAGACGGTGGCGCTGTCGGCGACGATCGGCAACGCCGAGGCGCTCGCCGAGTGGCTCGACGCCGCGCTCGTGGACTCGGAGTGGCGCCCCATCGAGCTGAAGAAGGGGGTCCACTACGGCCAGGCGCTGCACCTGGAGGACGGGAGCCAGAGCGAACTCCCGGTCCGCAACTCCGAGAAACCGACCGCGGCGATCGTCCGCGACACGCTGGAGGACGAGGGGTCGACGCTGGTGTTCGTCAACTCCCGGCGCAACGCCGAGGCCGCGGCCGGGCGGCTCGCCTCGACGGTCGAACCGCACCTCACGGCCGACGAGCGCGACCGGCTCGCCGACATCGCGGCGGAGATCCGGGAGGTGAGCGACACGGAGACGAGCGACGACCTCGCCGATGCCGTCGAGCAGGGCGCGGCGTTCCACCACGCCGGCCTCGCCAGCGGCCACCGCTCGCTCGTCGAGGACGCCTTCCGCGACCGGCTCGTCAAGGTCGTCTCGGCGACGCCGACGCTCGCGGCGGGTGTCAACACCCCCTCGCGGCGCGTCGTGGTCCGCGACTGGCGCCGCTACGACGGCACCGCCGGCGGGATGCAGCCGCTGTCGGTGCTGGAGGTCCACCAGATGATGGGGCGGGCGGGCCGTCCCGGGCTGGACCCCTACGGCGAGGCGCTGCTGATCGCCAACAGCCACGACGAGCTCGACGAGCTGTTCGAGCGCTACGTCTGGGCCGACCCCGAGCCCGTCGAGTCGAAACTCGCCGCCGAGCCCGCGCTGCGGACCCACATCCTCGCCACCGTCGCCTCCGGGTTCGCCAACTCCCGCGAGGGGCTGCTGGAGTTCCTCGAGGGGACGCTGTACGCCTCCCAGACGACCGAGCGCGGCCGGCTCGAGCGCGTGATGGACGACATGATCGAGTACCTCGAACGGAACGAGTTCATGGAGCGCGACGGCGACGACCTGACCGCGACATCGCTGGGCCACACCGTCTCGCGGCTCTACCTCGACCCGATGAGCGCCGCGGAGATCATCGACGGCCTGCGCGCCTGGAAGCGCGGCGACGGACGGGCGCGGTCGGACGACGGACCGAACGCGGCCGAGCGCCCGGTCGGCGACGACGCCGAGGGCGAGGCCGACGCGCCCGCCGACGGCGAGGAGCCGCCGGGCTTTACGACCGCGAGCGACCTCGCCGAGGAGGACAGCGACGAGGGGGAGACCGAGCGGCCGGACCCGACCGCGATGGGGCTGTACCACCTCGTGGCGCGCACGCCGGACATGTACGAGCTGTACCTGCGCTCGGGGGACGAGGAGGAGTACCAGATGCTGGCCTTCGAGCGCGAGGAGGAGTTCCTGGGGTCGATGCCCAGCGAGTTCGACCCGGCCTTCGAGGACTGGCTGTCGGCGCTGAAGACCGCGCGGATGCTCGAAGACTGGGCCAGCGAGGTCGACGAGGAGGCGATCACCGACCGCTACGACGTCGGTCCCGGCGACGTGCGCGGCAAGGTCGAGACCGCCCAGTGGCTGCTCGGCGCCGCGGAGTCGCTCGCGGGGGAACTCGGCCTCGGGCTCGCGCCGGCGATCCGCGAGGCGCGCGTCCGGGCCGAACACGGCGTCCGCGAGGAGCTGACCGACCTCGCCGGCGTCCGCGGCGTCGGCCGCAAGCGCGCCCGCCGGCTCTACGACGCGGGCATCGAGGACCGCGCCGCCCTCCGGGAGGCCGACAAGTCGGTCGTGCTGGGCGCCCTGCGCGGCCGCGAGCGGACGGCCGAGACGGTCCTGGAGAACGCCGGCCACTGCGACCCCTCGATGGACGGCGTCGAGCCCGACGCGAGCGCCCGCCCGGACGGCGACGGCGCGGGCGGCGATAGCGGGGCGGTCGACGCGGGCGGCGAACCGGGCGACGAGGAGGACCAGTCGAGCCTGGGTGACTTCTGA
- the cgi121 gene encoding KEOPS complex subunit Cgi121, with amino-acid sequence MELIEGVAIVDDLDAFVARLGEVGDEHGATVQAFDARSVVDRAHLERAVELADRALARGENVARDRGMEILLYAAGTRQIDRALELGVGEGECPAVVLVDAREGSEATPEDERRAAAAVRDLDGPGRIEPAETLGAYDAARVREYFEVSDAELDAVEGTLADVVRERVALLDVEK; translated from the coding sequence GTGGAACTGATCGAGGGGGTCGCGATCGTCGACGACCTCGACGCGTTCGTCGCGCGCCTGGGCGAGGTCGGTGACGAGCACGGCGCGACGGTCCAGGCGTTCGACGCGCGCTCCGTCGTCGACCGCGCGCACCTCGAACGGGCGGTCGAACTCGCCGACCGGGCGCTGGCCCGCGGCGAGAACGTCGCCCGCGACCGCGGGATGGAGATCCTGCTGTACGCCGCCGGCACCCGCCAGATCGACCGCGCGCTCGAACTCGGCGTGGGCGAGGGCGAGTGCCCGGCGGTCGTCCTCGTCGACGCCCGCGAGGGGTCCGAAGCCACCCCGGAGGACGAACGACGGGCGGCCGCGGCCGTCCGAGACCTCGACGGCCCGGGTCGGATCGAGCCGGCGGAGACGCTCGGCGCGTACGACGCCGCGCGGGTCCGCGAGTACTTCGAGGTGAGCGACGCGGAACTCGACGCGGTCGAGGGGACGCTGGCCGACGTCGTCCGCGAGCGGGTCGCGCTGCTGGACGTGGAGAAGTGA
- a CDS encoding universal stress protein, whose amino-acid sequence MYEDILVPTDGSAGASAALDEAIDLAGQFGATVHSLYVVDVASLGTEAGAVDVVESFEQMGENATEAAATRARDAGVEATGSVATGTPHRAILDYVDDNGIDLVVMGTHGRTGLERYLLGSVTEKVVRTAEVPVLTVRADEDEPEDDE is encoded by the coding sequence ATGTACGAGGACATCCTCGTTCCGACGGACGGGAGCGCGGGCGCCAGCGCGGCGCTCGACGAGGCGATCGACCTGGCCGGGCAGTTCGGCGCGACGGTCCACTCGCTGTACGTCGTCGACGTGGCGTCGCTGGGCACCGAAGCCGGCGCCGTCGACGTGGTCGAGTCGTTCGAGCAGATGGGCGAGAACGCGACGGAGGCCGCGGCGACGCGGGCGCGCGACGCCGGCGTCGAGGCGACGGGCTCGGTCGCGACCGGCACCCCTCACCGGGCGATCCTCGACTACGTCGACGACAACGGGATCGACCTGGTCGTCATGGGCACCCACGGGCGTACCGGCCTCGAACGGTACCTCCTCGGTAGCGTCACCGAGAAGGTCGTCCGCACCGCCGAGGTGCCGGTGCTGACCGTCCGGGCGGATGAGGACGAGCCGGAAGACGACGAGTAG
- a CDS encoding universal stress protein — MRFAVAIDGSAESDRALDHAVEMATAAGAELTAVHSVDPDVYDTGGAEPPASASEYDDRLIVESVDDAERRGERLLDDAVERAADSGLDVDAELLYGDPVRTIPDFATAEGYDGVFVGHRGLSEAQERVLGSVAKGIVERSSLPVTVVR, encoded by the coding sequence ATGCGCTTCGCAGTCGCGATAGACGGCTCAGCGGAGAGTGACCGGGCGCTCGACCACGCCGTCGAGATGGCGACCGCCGCCGGGGCCGAGCTGACGGCCGTCCACTCGGTCGACCCCGACGTGTACGACACCGGCGGGGCCGAGCCGCCGGCCTCGGCCAGCGAGTACGACGACCGGCTGATCGTCGAGAGCGTCGACGACGCCGAGCGGCGCGGCGAGCGCCTGCTGGACGACGCGGTCGAGCGCGCGGCCGATTCGGGACTCGACGTCGACGCCGAGTTGCTGTACGGCGACCCGGTGCGGACGATCCCGGACTTCGCGACCGCCGAGGGCTACGACGGCGTCTTCGTCGGCCACCGCGGCCTCTCGGAGGCCCAGGAGCGCGTCCTCGGCAGCGTCGCGAAGGGGATCGTCGAGCGGTCGTCGCTGCCGGTGACCGTCGTCCGCTGA
- a CDS encoding phosphopantetheine adenylyltransferase codes for MRVAVAGTFGPIHDGHRALFRTALERGDEGVLVALTSDAFARGKRERPVPDFAERRERVRQELEALDEWGRDVEIRELHDEHGIASTDSTLDALVVSPETAHEIADINAERARRDLDPIEGFVVPFVRAADGERISSTRLVAGEIDEHGDLPGSEGSASEGSDGTASGSSDDAASERSATE; via the coding sequence ATGCGCGTCGCAGTCGCCGGCACGTTCGGACCGATCCACGACGGACACCGCGCGCTGTTCCGCACGGCGCTCGAACGCGGCGACGAGGGCGTCCTCGTCGCACTGACGAGCGACGCGTTCGCCCGCGGCAAGCGCGAGCGACCGGTGCCCGACTTCGCGGAGCGCCGCGAGCGGGTCCGGCAGGAGCTCGAAGCGCTCGACGAGTGGGGCCGGGACGTGGAGATCCGGGAGTTACACGACGAGCACGGCATCGCGTCGACGGACTCGACGCTCGACGCGCTGGTCGTCTCGCCCGAGACCGCCCACGAGATCGCCGACATCAACGCCGAGCGCGCTCGTCGGGACCTCGACCCGATCGAGGGGTTCGTCGTCCCGTTCGTCCGCGCGGCCGACGGCGAACGTATCTCCTCGACCCGCCTCGTCGCCGGCGAGATCGACGAGCACGGGGACCTCCCCGGCTCCGAGGGTTCGGCTTCCGAGGGGTCGGACGGGACGGCGTCGGGGTCGAGCGACGACGCCGCGTCCGAACGGTCGGCGACCGAGTGA
- a CDS encoding universal stress protein: MTERILLSLDGSATADGRGGETEGDRTGKVDRAIDHALDLAARTGGTVHALYVVDTGRYGEPALSSAELVVDGVEDAGHDLLAVVDRRGRERGVAVRTRRCHGRPSEELPAYAAEIDADAVVIAGRRPPGRVRRELERVADTVVAPGAVVGR; the protein is encoded by the coding sequence ATGACCGAGCGCATCCTGCTCTCGCTTGACGGGAGCGCGACCGCGGACGGGAGGGGCGGAGAGACCGAGGGGGACCGAACGGGGAAAGTCGACCGGGCGATAGACCACGCGCTCGACCTGGCGGCCCGGACCGGCGGGACGGTCCACGCGCTGTACGTCGTCGACACGGGCCGCTACGGCGAGCCGGCGCTGTCGAGCGCGGAGCTGGTCGTCGACGGCGTTGAGGACGCGGGCCACGACCTGCTGGCGGTCGTCGACCGCCGCGGCCGCGAGCGCGGCGTCGCGGTCCGCACGCGGCGCTGTCACGGGCGACCCAGCGAGGAACTGCCCGCCTACGCGGCCGAGATCGACGCCGACGCGGTGGTCATCGCCGGCCGGCGCCCCCCGGGCCGCGTCCGGCGTGAACTCGAACGGGTCGCCGACACCGTGGTCGCGCCCGGTGCCGTCGTCGGGCGATAG